DNA sequence from the Lycium barbarum isolate Lr01 chromosome 5, ASM1917538v2, whole genome shotgun sequence genome:
TAGTTCTAACAACATATGAAGCAAACTAGGCCTGCTTTAGACTCTTTATAGCTGGAACAATTAGATGAAGTATGTGTCTTCTATTCCATTCATTGTATGTTTTTTTATTGGTTAATCTTATTATTTTCATCCTGGAAGACTTTTATTTCATCAATGTATGATCCAATAAAATGCTACATGATGCACACAATTATGAGATTAGGAAGTAATGAATGGTTTTCTTCAAAATGTTAGCTTTTCGATGAACAATAGCAGAATGACTTGTTGTTTACTGAAGAGATTTTCTGAATTTTGAAAAACTCAGAAAGCCTTACCTGGTCGCCAGCCTTCAGTTCTAATGGACTTCGAAGAGAAAATAACAAATCCCATGAGAACAGACCTGCTGGTCCCTCAACTTCTTGGACATGACCTTCTGTGGCCACTTTGGCACTGTGGTTTACCTGATAAGTAAACCATTCGTATAATGTTATTCACCAATCGATAGCCAAAAATATGGTGAAATTCTAAATTGGCAAAGAACAAAACGAAGAAATTCTGATAACAGTCCCTGGACTCAATTAATACTCGTTTCTAGCCGAAATTGAAGCTTTCGTGTCTATGTAGATGTAATTAATCATCAACATACTTCTGAATCAATCTTGCAACTAAGATGCATTATGAAGTATGACTTGGTAATGCATTGTTTCATCACTAGAAAACTTCAATTGCTTATCTATGTAATTTTCATTTACTTAATATCTTACCAGGTCAGCAAGGGGGACCAGCATTAGATTTTGACTCCCAATACTGGAAAAGGCCCTTGATTTGAGTATTCCATATGCCCAGAAGAAATCATCCAAGGTTATAGGAAAAGGGAAAAGCTGCTTGTTACGAAGTATGACTTCTTCTTCCACTTTTCTAAATTCATTTTGCCAATAATCTTTCACACTCATTGTTTCGCTTAAAAGTTGAGTCCCTGCAAATGATAGGACTACAAAAATTTAATCACAAGTACCTACAAAACTTAAAATCTTACTTAACCAAACATGCAACATCACATTCTACATATTTCAGAGCAGTTTCATCTTTGCTTAGAGACAGTGCCATCCCATTCTACATATTTCAGAGTCCATAACTCAAATGGTCACTCAACTATCCAaaattactactattaagaagagtgaGTACAACTCACTTTCTCGTCGTCCGTCcgaatttgataaaaaaaaattgtgggcccctatataataaacaaacaacaactaatattaaaaaaaaaattgtgggccccataattctaatatgtatatatatccgttccaatttaataaaaaaaaaattgtggaccccatatatattaaaccacaactaatattaaaaaaatagtgcaaattaataatgtcaaaaaaaaaaagtgtcccccatattaaaaaatcaaacaatattcatgtatttTCCAAAGTatttcattaagtcaataatgatggattcattgccacgtgcgtattcgtagcaaacactaatataataaagttttaaatacggagcacaaactacaatgttatattaatcgtgttttgaacatagtatcccatattgacaaaatcaagcaatatatatatatatatatatataaaaaagtgaatcccatattaaaaaaataaacaatgtaaagaaaaattgtgggccccataattctagtatatatatccgttccaatttaattaaaaaaaattatgggccccacaTATATTAAAccacaactaatattaaaaaaataatgcaaattaataatgtaaaaaaaaaagtgccccccatattaaaaaatcaaaaaatattcatgtaatttccaaagtatttcattaagtcaataatgataaattcattgccacgtgcgtattcgtagcaaacactaatataataaagttttaaatacggagcacaaactacaatgttatattaatcgtgttttgaacatagtatctcatattgacaaaatcaagcaatatatatatataaaaaaaagtgaatcccatattaacaaaataaataatgtaaaacaaaattatgggccccataattctaatatgtatatatatccgttccaatttaataaaaaaaattgtgggccccatatatattaaaccacaactaatattaaaaaaatagtgcaaattaataatgtaaaaaaaaagtgcccccccccccccccccatattaaaaaatcaaacaatattcacgtaatttccaaagtatttcattaagtcaataatgatggattcattgccacgtccgtattcgtagcaaacactaatataataaagttttaaatacggagcacaaactacaatgttatattaatcgtgctttgaacatagtatcccatattgacaaaatcaagcaatatatatatatatatatataaaagtgaatcccatattaaaaaaataaacaatgtcaaaaaaaaaaaagtgcagactttgtattcgtagcaaacactaatataataaaattttagatacggagcacaaattacaatgttatatcaatcgtgttttgaacatagtatatatatatatatatatatatatattatatgcataaaaatagtgcaaactaataatgtccaaaagggtgggctctatactaaacaacaccaagcaatataaaaaaaaataataaaaaaaagaaactatataaagcatgggtttagacccatgcttcgtcgtccgttgtcccttaaaaaaaaaagtgtgggccccatactaaataacaccgagcaataaaaaaaagggaagaaaaaaagtggaactcactatctccaaactcatgggaaaaaaagtgggccctatattatcaaaattaagcaatataaaaaaaataaaaaaaaaagtgaaccccatattaaaaaatataatattaaaaaaaaaagtgctggctttgtattcgtagcaaacactaatataataaagttttagatacggagcacaaattataatgttatattaatcgtgttttgaacataatatatgtatatatattatatgcataaaaatagtacaaactagtaatgtcaaaaaaaaaaaaaagtgccccCATAAAGGGTgaacctcatactaaacaacatcaagcaatatatatatataaaaaaaaaaaaagtggaacccaccatctccaaactcactgtaaaaaaagtggaccccatattaacaaaatcaagcaatatcaaaaaaaataaaaaatgaaccccatattaaaaaaaaataatgtcaaaaaaaaagtgcagactttgtattcgtactaaacactaatatactaaagttttagatacggagtacaaactacaatgttatattaatcgtgttttgaacatagtatatatatatatatatatatatatatatatatatatatatatatatatatatgcataaaatagtgcaaattaataatgtaaaaaaaaatgcactccatattaaaaaatcaaataatattcatgtaatttccaaagtatctcattaaggcaataatgatggattcattgccacgtgcgtatcaatccattagtgggagcaaatgaaattgtttttcttcaaaaagttaagtagtcaaatcatacagtttttttttttttatattagcctgagatctaatctagatattaaactgttgtatttgctattccgccatgtcatttatttgttatgttcactaaaataaatatacttaaaatatttatattttaaaataaaatagaatttaattacttttttatttttattcttactctaataaatgtgaaaagagattaatgtcgtaaaaaaaaatcaaatggagatcaaataatgaataaggtaaattagtcaaattataattctaatcgacgttttcttaaaaaaccatgcaaaagacaacatgacaagtaaaatgagctaaaccgagaatatttacaaaaaattaaaaaatagtatttcttcgtttaaatagaaaatcaatttctactttgtttcgttttaaacatgtaaaattaatttaataatttgaattagaattatccaaatcaaaatttgataaaaaaataataagtattttacacctttaaattaatcgaattaaaattgaaagtatcaactgatgcttacatattgctattgttttatctcaaagagaggaaaatagtttccttttaaacaagtcttttcttttaaaaaatattaataaatttaccGATTTTCTATTCGTatcaaacattaatataataaaattttagatacggagcacaaactacaatgttatattaatcgtgttttgaacataatatatactctctacatatatatatatatatatatatatatatatatataatcactattcaaagacaactacatacacatagacgcactataatctaaagtgttgggcctgtgcacagcacgggcataggccgtctagttatCTAATAAAGTCATGTTTCTTTTGAATGTACCAAAAAAGTCACTTAACATGCATATATCGCTCAGAAGGTCACTCAACCAACCAAACACCTATTTTATCCTCTAAATTATCAACCATTGTCATTTTTACTTCTTAAATATTATgatgttttttctctttttaatctATATTATGGCCTTACCTATACAACAACCAGGACAAGCCATGACGCAATGGTAAAGTTGCTCCTTAGGTAACCTAAAGGTCACAGGTTTAAGGCGTGAAAACAAACTTTTGTAGAAATACAACGGTAACGCTGCATACCATATACCTAACTCTCCCCTACCCCGGACTAGCCAGGAAGTACTATGTAATGAAGTAAGCACTTTAGTAGCAAAACAAGACTTTTAAGTTCTACAAAGTGCACGGTGCAACAATATTTACACAGTCAAGTCAGGTCCCTATAAGATAATTAGTGGTAAACTATCTATGTTAAGACATTAATTAATAACCTCGTAAAAATGGTTAGTAGTTTACTACTATCACacgcagaggcggatccaggtgGAGGTTAGgctgttcatccgaacccctttCGCTAGAAAATTCAATTGTATTTGTAAGGTCAAATCtgaatattatggatatatatatgtcataATGAACCCCCTTAATGCATCTGAAAATCTTAGCTTAATGGTTAAGGGGGTTCAAACTTTCCTTCAAGGTCACTGGTTCGAATCTCGACACACAATAATTTgtcgctattttttttttttttttttgctttggctTTTTCACACAGTAGAGACGGAGATGGCTCAATTTTTGGGCTCAAATTCCCCTAACGCAATGAAAAGCCTCATTAATTGTGGGCTCAATTTGCAGCTTTACTCTTCTACTTCTTTTCTTGTTATTTTTCTCTTCTATTCTATttctccttcctttttttttcttttttttttccatttcattCAAAATGAGTAGGAGGTTGTTATTCTTTTCTCCTTCTCAATTTTCCTTTGTTCAAATTTATTAGGCATATTCCTTTTTAATTTTGCCTTTTATTCTTCTTATCTTCTCCCCAGATTCACTatgtgggactacactgggtatgttgttgttgtattcttcTTATCTTGATTGCTCATTTTGTTTCTACGTAACTCTCTTTCCATGTGGTAACTCGAAGAAACTCTTTAAGAAAACGATGAATTGTTATTAAACTTGAAATTGAGATAGAATTATTTTTAAACATATAAGGTTAATTATTTTTAATCGAATAAAGAAATTTAAAAATTGTGAAGATCCTTTAATCAAAACTGTTTAATTAAAGTTACTTTCTTTGGTTTCATGGTATTTCTTTCCTATTTTTTCTAATTCTATTCTTGAGAGAGGAAAACTTAACTAAACTAAACTTCTTTGATTTGTTCGtcatttgtcttttttttttcttcaaatgaaTAACCTAGTAAACTGAACTAAACGAACTCAAAAATCGGCGATGCCATTTAGTTAAACTATGAATATGTATTATAATATTAGTAATTCAATCCCTACACTTTTTTAAAGAATCTTCGCGATTTTCAAAGTAATATATGATTGAATAACCGCTAAttcataataaaaaaaataaaatgaagtagAATACTGCAAAGTAAAAGTGAAAAAACACACAAGAAAATTTAAGAAGGCTCGATGGAGTAGGGTAAAAGTAGGAAAATATGCTAAACTTAGCATATTAAGGCAAGTTAAATTTAGCGGGTTAAGATTAGTCTTTCCCTTTCCCGCCCCACTTGTAGTTTTCACATATGTGCTTTGTATTTGAACCCCTTAGCGAAATTCCTGATTCCGCCACTCATCACACGTTAAACCACATTGATAGAGTTAAAAATAAGTTACACCTCCATCATGAATACAAGAATCTGCAAATTTTACAAGGAAAGCAGATTACCTTGAATCTCAGAGAGCTCCTCTTCAGACCTGCACTAGACACAAAAATTATtcatagaacaaaaaaaaaaaacacaaattaaAAGGAGACCCACCAATATATAGTGGAATCAGTACACTCTGGAAGAACACCTATGTAATATTTCCACTTGGAATCATCTTTCCATTTCTCCCTCAACAAGAAAAGAGAAAGACTAATCCAAGGTTCCAATCCAGAACACACATTCCCAAGTTCAGATAATTCAACTACATCTGTGTTTATCCATAACCTTCTAGGTACTTGTAGAACTGTCTCCCCTTTAGATATATCTCTCTTAGCAACTAATCCTAAACCTTCAGGTACAATTCCAGGTTTTACAGGTGTCTTTGCTGTTACAACCCCTTCATCACATAGCCACTGCCAAAATGTTTGCACTGGTTGAGGTATTTTTGGGTCAAGTTCTGTTGACTGAAATGAACTTATCAAGAATGGTTTTTGGAAACTCTGTAAAGTTTGAAACTTTGTGGTTTTGAGTGGAcaaatgaaagaagaagaaggtAAAGGTTGTAAAGAGAAAACAGAAGCCATTTTTCTAGCTTTGTTACACTGAGTGCTTGTTCAGACACTGGCTTTATAGTTTGATAGATTTCCATATGAGGTTGTCATACAGTTAACATGCctccttttttgttttgttttgagtTTGCTTTACTGAGGTCTGAGCACCGCATAACCAAGAAACAAATGACTCGTTATGGTGGGGTATCTTATTACCTTCCATTTGTCGTTTGATTTTTCAAATTCTATCCAAATAAATATCTCTCCTCCTATTATTTATTCTTTGAGAAAAGGACTTACTAGAAGGGCTGATTTACAGGTTATGGTGGGCCAGTGggcttaaaaataaatatatttttcatatttCATTGCCTTCAATTTATCGCTTGCTTTTTCAAATTCTATCAAGATTTTCCTCCATTCAATTCCTTATTTTGAGAAAAGAACCTACTGGAAGGACTGATTTACGGGCACCACGTAGCCAAGAAACAAATGACTGGTTATGGTGGGGTTGTTATCTTTGAGGTGTGGTCCTCTTATTACGGCGTTCTTTGCTTTCTTGGGtaatatttttcttcttcttcttacaaATAACTTACTGATTCATTCTACAGATGATGGGGACTTGATTTCCACTGCGAAGTTTATTGATGCTCTGAAAATCCCTTACATAGTTGCATTGCCCTTTCTTTTGCTTTCTGTCCAAAACAACAAATTAAAAGTAATGACACCAAGAAAATTTGTTCTTATTAGATAGTTTAGCACCAATGAGGTAATGATACGTACCATTATTCAACTCGTTAAACTGAGATAAGCTCACTAATCAAACAGAAAGAAAATCACATAGATTGAAGTGTGAATAGTGTTTTAAAAGTCGAGGGcataaggcggggcgttttacgtctgcctcagtgaggcgtaagtCCCATGggattttaatttttagtattttataaaatgatataattataataaatacttttaaataggtgaaatagcgtaaaaaattgaagaaaactataaataagtgatatatatatatatatatgctccacccccacaaaaaaactaattagaacaatctattatatgctacttacaagtacaagtgattgctcgttacttttttgagatagtagaagacaagataaataattgaaaaaaaatatatattaggcattctagcaataaaaaaaagtcttgacttttaaatttaatgttccagttcctttttaaaacatttgagtaattacatgttgacttttgaaaatttgggcattatattaaggacttatttaacaaatttcgttttagtttgaagaagttttctgggcttacgctCCAACAAAAAAAACTCGCCTCAAACGCCCGAgcgtacgccccgaattgctgggcgtacgcctttggagactttcgccccgacccatcgTCCTGGGGCATTTTTGATACGCCCCGCCCTagggctcgccccgaaaacgccttttaaaacactggtatgAATAAAGTTGGTAGAACCATTATGATTAGCATCACAAGAGTAGTTTGGTTAGTTCTTTTTAAACTGAGATGCATAGAGCTAGTTTACTTTTGTACGGACGTATTACAAGTTAAATGATAATTTCTAATTATGTACCATACAAAACAAAGAACAACTCGCAACTTACAAGAATAACTATCTTTTAAGGGTTGTTAACAATTCGTAGCTAGTTTATGGCAAATTCGCTCCACCTTTATTTCTCTGAATACATGTGTATTCAAAATGATTATATTCCAATGCATTTAAATAGACGACAGAGCTGCGTATTTTattgtatttatatattgatATATCCTTTTGTTTTGGTTGTATATAGATCATTCAAACAACACATACAGTCAAATATATCTAGTTTGCCCAAAAATACAATCATCCAAATACATTaaacttatatttacactaaaaaaTGACGAAATACACTCAAATTTAAGacaagaaggagaagaagccatGGATTCCGATTAAATACACTCAAAAAATGATGAATACACTTAGATCTGATATACAAGAAGGGAAGAAGCCATGAATTCCGGTCCAATCTCCGTtcaaatacaaaaaaatacactAAATTTTTTGACAAATACACTCAGATATGAGATCTCCGTTCAAAGATCTCATGTTGTTCAGCAGTCTATCACACAAGTAATAGGCGAGTACGATTGATGAGTCCAAGTTTGATGAATCCTGTCTAAGGCGAGGAACCGGCGCCGGAAGATACATATCTGAGTTCAATTTGAACACTGAGTCAAGTTTCGCGCGGCTCCGGCGAGGAACTGGCCCCGGAGGGAACCCATCAGCGAATAAAGgattaaagagagagagagagagagagagagagagagagagagagagagagagagagagagagagagagagaggtgaaaTACAAGCTATAAACCTAATGCATTTGGTATAGCTATGAatggtaatttacaaaatcattgtagctactaaatataaataaattaaaaggtagttattatcaataattacctcttagaggtagctatgccaagtaattttttcaaaaaagaatGAAACCTTCAAAAAAGTGGTGGTTTAAATTAGAGCAGCCCATTATGCATTCATTGGGCTTGAATGACACCAGCCTATTATCCTTCCACTGCACAGAACGGGAGCTAATCGTTGCTCTGTTCACCAGCCTCACGCAGTCCACCCCGTTTTAGGAGCCCAGCAGCCCATGCTTTCAATTGGGCAACATGACCCAACTCTGTTCTTGGATCGGGTAGGCCAGAGAGTAGCCAAACAAGCCCTACCTTCTGGACAGGCCCAATATTCCACCATATTGATGCCCCCACCTGGGTTACAAGCCCATGCCACTGAGCTAGACCATATGAGCTTTGTTCCCTAAATAAAGAGGAAAAACTACACGCCTCGACAAACTTCTAGTGGTAATGACATTTAGTAGTtatagtttaacttaattacGTCTCATAGCAAACATTTGTATATTAATAACATTTGGTAACTAATAAAGTAAAATACACAACTTTCAATCCCCTTATCCCATTTTCACATCTTCCCTCAACTGCTACCTGCACTTTATCCACCATTACCCTCCGTTCTCCTTCCCACATCTTCCCTCAACTGCTATCTCCCGCTAAAGCTCTAGACATCCCTCTCCGCACTCCCAAACTCCACCACCGCTGCGCCACCTTCGTCTGCCTTCTCGCCGCCGTCGAATCCCCGGAGAAAGTCGTTACCCTCGGTGATGAAATCTCCAATTTAACTCTCGCCGATGCCCAAAAACTCGTCGAATTTTTCAGATCTGAAGGTGACGGTGGATGACGGAGAAAAGAAGGTGAAGGAGAAGAAGGTGTACACAGATCTGATTGGAATTTTTGACCGAAAGTTTTTTTCCAGATCTGTGTATACATACATTGTATGCATATTTTTTGGaagtttttttttccagatttgtgTATACATACAGTGTATACATACACTGTACACAATATTTTTCGCGTTTTTCGAagatctttttatatacaaattaCTAGAGTGAATTTACGCCTGTATACGAATGAATACAatcaattttatttcttgtattcaatATTTAAGTGTATTCGTTATTTTTTTTGGTGTACATATGTTGTATACAGTGTTTTTCGCCTGTTTTTGTTAAtatttttggtgtatctatgttgtatacgcctgtatttgttgtatacataccgaaaAATATGGTGTTTGttaatttttgtgtatatatgtttttatgtattcatTTTTTACTCGCTGTTTTATGAATACAAcaagccaatttatgaatacagatagtcattttcatgaatacagtgaaaaaacaggaaaaaaaattgttgcattcatgaatacagcgaaaataaaaaatgaatacagtgaaaaaaacGTATACAACAGTTGGTAGCTGGGTTGTTGCTACaaaatgtaaatattgaaacatttGCTATGTGGCTTGATTAAAGCCCAAATGTTTGTCATTTATGTAGTTTGCCCAAATAAAGAAACAAAGAGCTATATTTATCAGTCACTAATACACATATTATGTTGTTAAGAATTGAATATCATGCTGTGATACTCTTAGCTTCTTTAGTTGACTTATTGCAATTATCAATCATCCCAATAAAAAAGAGATGTTTTGAAACCTCTTAGGCGGTATTGATACATAATTTCAGTCAATAGTAGGGCTGCTTATCGGGCGGATCGGATGGATAATTACGCTTAATGATTCGGCTTATCGGTTGTCGGCTTTTAAATACACTAATTCGCtagccaaccgataagatatcggttggtttGATATCGGGTTAGTAATTATCAGATGGTTATC
Encoded proteins:
- the LOC132642039 gene encoding ribulose-1,5 bisphosphate carboxylase/oxygenase large subunit N-methyltransferase, chloroplastic-like isoform X1, translating into MASVFSLQPLPSSSFICPLKTTKFQTLQSFQKPFLISSFQSTELDPKIPQPVQTFWQWLCDEGVVTAKTPVKPGIVPEGLGLVAKRDISKGETVLQVPRRLWINTDVVELSELGNVCSGLEPWISLSLFLLREKWKDDSKWKYYIGVLPECTDSTIYWSEEELSEIQVLSFAGTQLLSETMSVKDYWQNEFRKVEEEVILRNKQLFPFPITLDDFFWAYGILKSRAFSSIGSQNLMLVPLADLVNHSAKVATEGHVQEVEGPAGLFSWDLLFSLRSPLELKAGDQFLVQYGLNKRNADLAFGYGFIEPNSARDAFTLTLEISESDDFYEDKLDIAESNGLGKTAEFNVKLGQSLPPTLIPYLRLVALGGTDAFLLESISRNDVWGHLELPVSRANEELICKVVRGTCKSALSGYHTTIEEDEKLMEKGNLSSRLQIAVGIRAGEKKVLQQIDDIFGERELKLDKLEYYQERRLKDQVTLC
- the LOC132642039 gene encoding ribulose-1,5 bisphosphate carboxylase/oxygenase large subunit N-methyltransferase, chloroplastic-like isoform X2; its protein translation is MASVFSLQPLPSSSFICPLKTTKFQTLQSFQKPFLISSFQSTELDPKIPQPVQTFWQWLCDEGVVTAKTPVKPGIVPEGLGLVAKRDISKGETVLQVPRRLWINTDVVELSELGNVCSGLEPWISLSLFLLREKWKDDSKWKYYIGVLPECTDSTIYWSEEELSEIQGTQLLSETMSVKDYWQNEFRKVEEEVILRNKQLFPFPITLDDFFWAYGILKSRAFSSIGSQNLMLVPLADLVNHSAKVATEGHVQEVEGPAGLFSWDLLFSLRSPLELKAGDQFLVQYGLNKRNADLAFGYGFIEPNSARDAFTLTLEISESDDFYEDKLDIAESNGLGKTAEFNVKLGQSLPPTLIPYLRLVALGGTDAFLLESISRNDVWGHLELPVSRANEELICKVVRGTCKSALSGYHTTIEEDEKLMEKGNLSSRLQIAVGIRAGEKKVLQQIDDIFGERELKLDKLEYYQERRLKDQVTLC
- the LOC132642039 gene encoding ribulose-1,5 bisphosphate carboxylase/oxygenase large subunit N-methyltransferase, chloroplastic-like isoform X3, producing MASVFSLQPLPSSSFICPLKTTKFQTLQSFQKPFLISSFQSTELDPKIPQPVQTFWQWLCDEGVVTAKTPVKPGIVPEGLGLVAKRDISKGETVLQVPRRSEEELSEIQVLSFAGTQLLSETMSVKDYWQNEFRKVEEEVILRNKQLFPFPITLDDFFWAYGILKSRAFSSIGSQNLMLVPLADLVNHSAKVATEGHVQEVEGPAGLFSWDLLFSLRSPLELKAGDQFLVQYGLNKRNADLAFGYGFIEPNSARDAFTLTLEISESDDFYEDKLDIAESNGLGKTAEFNVKLGQSLPPTLIPYLRLVALGGTDAFLLESISRNDVWGHLELPVSRANEELICKVVRGTCKSALSGYHTTIEEDEKLMEKGNLSSRLQIAVGIRAGEKKVLQQIDDIFGERELKLDKLEYYQERRLKDQVTLC
- the LOC132642039 gene encoding ribulose-1,5 bisphosphate carboxylase/oxygenase large subunit N-methyltransferase, chloroplastic-like isoform X4, whose amino-acid sequence is MASVFSLQPLPSSSFICPLKTTKFQTLQSFQKPFLISSFQSTELDPKIPQPVQTFWQWLCDEGVVTAKTPVKPGIVPEGLGLVAKRDISKGETVLQVPRRSEEELSEIQGTQLLSETMSVKDYWQNEFRKVEEEVILRNKQLFPFPITLDDFFWAYGILKSRAFSSIGSQNLMLVPLADLVNHSAKVATEGHVQEVEGPAGLFSWDLLFSLRSPLELKAGDQFLVQYGLNKRNADLAFGYGFIEPNSARDAFTLTLEISESDDFYEDKLDIAESNGLGKTAEFNVKLGQSLPPTLIPYLRLVALGGTDAFLLESISRNDVWGHLELPVSRANEELICKVVRGTCKSALSGYHTTIEEDEKLMEKGNLSSRLQIAVGIRAGEKKVLQQIDDIFGERELKLDKLEYYQERRLKDQVTLC